The following are encoded together in the Salvelinus namaycush isolate Seneca unplaced genomic scaffold, SaNama_1.0 Scaffold1086, whole genome shotgun sequence genome:
- the LOC120035674 gene encoding protein-lysine methyltransferase METTL21C-like, with product MCVPSALVTPSARYHDTSYKEEEEDEDEKDDSETTVIDGEEESDDKAKETEPQQQKKQAWAPTTYSTFGKEVFCYVGEEISILEALDSYGAVIWPAALALCHYLETNVEQLNLVDKAVLELGAGPGLVSIVATLLGAWVTATDLPEIIGNLRANLLRNTRGRCRYTPQAAALSWGPDVERTYPRTVYRYDYVLAADVVYHHDYLEELLFTMRYFCRPGTTLIWANKVRFPTDLVFTEDFKNTFNTTLLAEMGEVKIFMATCRETEEHLKHHPAG from the exons ATGTGTGTGCCCTCAGCCCTGGTAACACCCAGTGCCAGGTACCACGACACCAGCTATA aggaggaggaggaagatgaagatgAGAAAGATGATAGCGAGACAACAGTGATAGACGGTGAGGAGGAATCAGATGACAAAGCCAAGGAGACTGAACCCCAGCAGCAGAAGAAGCAGGCCTGGGCCCCCACTACCTACTCCACGTTTGGTAAAGAGGTGTTCTGCTACGTAGGAGAGGAGATCAGCATCTTGGAGGCCTTGGACTCTTACGGTGCTGTCATCTGGCCAGCG GCGTTGGCTCTGTGTCACTACCTAGAGACCAACGTTGAGCAGTTGAACCTGGTGGACAAGGCAGTGCTGGAGCTAGGAGCAGGCCCTGGCCTAGTGTCTATTGTAGCCACACTCCTAG GTGCCTGGGTCACAGCTACAGACCTACCAGAGATCATAGGTAACCTGAGAGCCAACCTGCTCCGTAACACAAGAGGGCGCTGTAGGTACACTCCCCAAGCTGCAGCTCTGTCCTGGGGTCCTGACGTGGAACGCACCTACCCCAGAACCGTCTATCGCTATGACTACGTGCTGGCGGCTGACGTGGTGTATCACCATGACTACCTGGAAGAGCTGCTGTTCACCATGAGATACTTCTGCCGTCcag GAACCACTCTGATCTGGGCCAACAAGGTCCGTTTTCCCACAGACCTGGTGTTCACTGAGGACTTCAAGAACACCTTCAACACCACCCTGCTGGCTGAGATGGGAGAGGTTAAGATCTTCATGGCCacatgcagagagacagaggaacaccTTAAACACCACCCTGCTGGCTGA